The Streptomyces sp. NBC_01255 genome window below encodes:
- a CDS encoding tetratricopeptide repeat protein: protein MSDTYYEFGTAGERWDRARLFFDAKEYGTAVRILRGLVAEHPEQTAQRLLLARAYYHSAQLTRAETELRAVLDRDPVEHYARLMLGRTLERQGRPDEAAPHLRMAAAMAGETPP, encoded by the coding sequence GTGAGCGACACGTACTACGAGTTCGGAACGGCCGGGGAACGCTGGGACCGCGCACGGTTGTTCTTCGACGCGAAGGAGTACGGGACCGCCGTCCGTATCCTGCGCGGCCTCGTCGCCGAGCACCCGGAGCAGACGGCCCAGCGGCTCCTCCTCGCGCGTGCCTACTACCACTCCGCGCAGCTCACCCGGGCCGAGACCGAACTGCGGGCCGTCCTGGACCGCGACCCCGTCGAGCACTACGCCCGGCTGATGCTCGGACGCACGCTGGAGCGCCAGGGGCGCCCGGACGAGGCCGCGCCGCACCTGAGGATGGCCGCCGCGATGGCGGGCGAGACCCCGCCCTGA
- a CDS encoding F510_1955 family glycosylhydrolase gives MKKHSPGPTATAAVTALTLALALTACSQEPAADDTPDVTLSHIHGLGVRGDTLYVATHDGVHTPDAAGRPTLVGDRRDDFMGFTVTASGAFLASGHPAPGTGGPADLGLVESTDAGRTWHEKSLGGEVDFHSLDTAPDSTVYGYDSANGRLRVSPDGVTWEDRAALRALDIAVSPAAPDTVLATTETGVARSADGGRTFAPARGQVLSYVSWGAPDALFGVDPSGVLFRGTDTGTGSGVRWARVATVPGGAPQALTVVDARRLLAATQDGVYESRDGGRTFERRVTVASGKGGH, from the coding sequence ATGAAGAAGCACTCCCCCGGGCCCACGGCCACCGCCGCCGTCACCGCCCTCACCCTCGCGCTCGCCCTGACTGCCTGCTCGCAGGAGCCGGCCGCCGACGACACCCCCGACGTCACTCTGAGTCACATCCACGGCCTCGGCGTACGCGGCGACACCCTCTACGTCGCCACCCACGACGGCGTCCACACCCCCGACGCCGCCGGCCGCCCGACGCTCGTCGGCGACCGCCGGGACGACTTCATGGGCTTCACGGTCACGGCTTCGGGCGCCTTCCTCGCGAGCGGGCACCCCGCCCCCGGCACCGGCGGACCCGCCGACCTCGGTCTCGTCGAGTCGACGGACGCCGGGCGTACGTGGCACGAGAAGTCCCTCGGCGGCGAGGTCGACTTCCACTCCCTCGACACCGCGCCCGATTCCACGGTCTACGGCTACGACAGCGCGAACGGCCGCCTGCGGGTCAGCCCCGACGGCGTCACCTGGGAGGACCGGGCCGCCCTGCGCGCCCTCGACATCGCCGTCTCCCCCGCCGCCCCGGACACCGTCCTCGCCACCACCGAGACCGGCGTGGCCCGCAGCGCGGACGGCGGCAGGACCTTCGCCCCGGCCAGGGGCCAGGTCCTGTCGTACGTCTCCTGGGGTGCTCCCGACGCCCTCTTCGGCGTCGATCCGAGCGGGGTGCTCTTCCGCGGTACGGATACGGGGACGGGTTCCGGTGTCCGCTGGGCCCGGGTCGCCACCGTGCCGGGCGGGGCCCCTCAGGCGCTCACCGTCGTGGACGCCCGCCGCCTGCTCGCCGCCACCCAGGACGGGGTGTACGAGTCGCGGGACGGCGGGCGGACCTTCGAGCGGCGGGTCACGGTGGCTTCGGGCAAGGGCGGCCACTGA
- a CDS encoding DUF305 domain-containing protein codes for MRTFTRRTAKKFALAGVVTATGLLLAACGTDDGMSGMDHGGNSATASAPASPSASASASASASASAEGSATGAEAAAPGAFNDADVMFAQMMIPHHEQALEMAKLADGRAEDPEVKKLVAAIERAQDPEIRKMKAWLKGWGKPESAGAGHGSGGGSGHGMAGMMSEQDMKDLAAVKGEAFDRKFAELMIAHHDGAVDMAKDEQKNGRNASAKKLADDVVRTQSTEIAELRKILDRL; via the coding sequence ATGCGCACCTTCACGCGTCGCACCGCCAAGAAGTTCGCCCTCGCCGGCGTCGTCACCGCCACCGGGCTCCTGCTCGCCGCCTGCGGAACGGACGACGGGATGAGCGGCATGGACCACGGCGGCAATTCCGCCACGGCCTCCGCTCCCGCCTCTCCCTCCGCTTCCGCTTCCGCTTCCGCTTCCGCTTCCGCTTCCGCCGAAGGGTCCGCCACCGGGGCCGAGGCCGCCGCGCCCGGGGCCTTCAACGACGCGGACGTCATGTTCGCGCAGATGATGATCCCCCACCACGAGCAGGCCCTGGAGATGGCGAAGCTCGCCGACGGCCGGGCCGAGGACCCCGAGGTCAAGAAGCTCGTCGCCGCGATCGAGCGGGCGCAGGACCCGGAGATCCGGAAGATGAAGGCCTGGCTGAAGGGCTGGGGCAAGCCCGAGTCCGCCGGTGCCGGTCACGGTTCCGGGGGCGGGAGCGGCCACGGCATGGCCGGGATGATGTCCGAGCAGGACATGAAGGACCTGGCGGCCGTCAAGGGCGAGGCCTTCGACCGGAAGTTCGCCGAGCTGATGATCGCCCACCACGACGGCGCCGTCGACATGGCGAAGGACGAGCAGAAGAACGGCCGGAACGCCTCGGCGAAGAAGCTCGCCGACGATGTCGTCCGGACCCAGTCCACCGAGATCGCCGAGCTGCGGAAGATCCTCGACCGGCTCTGA
- a CDS encoding DUF6153 family protein, whose amino-acid sequence MRAGGALAHLLLVVVLALGVFLMHAVGHPEGSGGTTETTAAAHHSTPEPGAHAAGGDGSDARHDPGAGMDMTTLCVAVLGAWLLAGLVRAALARRPDWLTVVLARLVPALGPHAPPRRPPDLALLSVLRI is encoded by the coding sequence ATGCGAGCAGGAGGTGCCCTGGCGCACCTCCTGCTCGTCGTCGTGCTCGCGCTCGGGGTGTTCCTGATGCACGCCGTCGGCCACCCCGAGGGCTCCGGCGGTACGACGGAGACCACCGCGGCCGCCCACCACTCCACCCCGGAGCCCGGCGCGCATGCCGCCGGCGGCGACGGCTCCGACGCGCGGCACGACCCCGGCGCGGGGATGGACATGACCACGCTGTGCGTGGCCGTTCTCGGCGCCTGGCTCCTCGCCGGGCTCGTCCGGGCCGCCCTGGCCCGACGCCCCGACTGGCTCACCGTCGTCCTCGCGCGGCTCGTCCCCGCCCTGGGACCCCACGCGCCGCCGCGCAGACCTCCCGACCTCGCCCTGCTGTCCGTCCTGCGGATCTAG
- a CDS encoding amidohydrolase, with product MNNTTAATPAHADLVLLGARIHTVDPALPEAQALAVRAGRIVWIGSDAGADAWTGPGTRVLDAGGRLVLPGFVDAHNHVRLGSDDACVQLAGARTLDAIHDRIRSWHAAHPDAEWIEAEAFDYSAVPGGRMPTAADLDPATGDTPAVVLSYDVHTAWLNTAALRRLGVDRDHTDLPFGRAVTDPATGEPTGFVKDFAIKGLSRDGHRALRDLGVPWASPDRQYGRLAKSLDDAIGYGITTVVEPQNSLDDLALFQRARAEGRLRSRIVAALFHPRGTTDTDLDAFEAAAKEFADDRLRVGPLKLYIDDVVEPRTAALLEPYAGCAHHRGDTFYPPEEFAELLTRLDARGFQCFVHATGDRGIRTVLDAVARARTANGPRDARHQIVHVECLDPADTPRFAELGVVACMQPRHAAPDIAGPGKDWAENVGPDRWHKAWPLRSLRDAGAVLALSSDWNVAEMDPMVGIHAAVTRRPPGGGESWTAGETIDVAAAVEGYTMGSAYANYLEDERGSLTVGKLADFVVLSRDILRVAPEEIPGTVAETVVVGGEVVVERREG from the coding sequence ATGAACAACACCACCGCCGCGACCCCCGCCCACGCCGACCTCGTCCTCCTCGGGGCCCGCATCCACACCGTCGACCCCGCGCTCCCCGAGGCGCAGGCCCTCGCCGTCCGCGCCGGCCGCATCGTCTGGATCGGCTCCGACGCCGGAGCGGACGCCTGGACCGGGCCCGGCACCCGGGTGCTCGACGCCGGAGGGCGGCTCGTCCTGCCCGGCTTCGTCGACGCCCACAACCACGTCCGCCTCGGCTCGGACGACGCCTGCGTCCAGCTCGCGGGCGCCCGCACTCTCGACGCCATCCACGACCGCATCCGCTCCTGGCACGCGGCGCACCCCGACGCCGAGTGGATCGAGGCCGAGGCCTTCGACTACTCGGCCGTCCCCGGCGGACGCATGCCCACCGCCGCCGACCTCGACCCGGCCACCGGCGACACCCCCGCCGTCGTCCTCAGCTACGACGTGCACACCGCCTGGCTCAACACCGCCGCCCTCCGGCGACTCGGCGTCGACCGCGACCACACCGATCTGCCCTTCGGCCGGGCCGTCACCGACCCGGCCACCGGCGAACCCACCGGATTCGTCAAGGACTTCGCGATCAAGGGCCTCTCCCGCGACGGCCACCGCGCGCTGCGCGACCTCGGGGTGCCCTGGGCCTCGCCCGACCGGCAGTACGGCCGGCTCGCCAAGAGCCTCGACGACGCCATCGGTTACGGCATCACCACCGTCGTCGAGCCCCAGAACTCCCTCGACGACCTCGCCCTCTTCCAGCGCGCCCGCGCCGAGGGCCGGCTGCGCTCGCGGATCGTCGCCGCGCTCTTCCATCCGCGCGGCACCACCGACACCGACCTCGACGCATTCGAAGCCGCGGCGAAGGAGTTCGCGGACGACCGGCTGCGGGTCGGCCCGCTCAAGCTGTACATCGACGACGTCGTCGAACCCCGCACGGCCGCCCTCCTGGAGCCGTACGCGGGCTGCGCCCACCACCGCGGCGACACCTTCTACCCGCCCGAGGAGTTCGCCGAGCTCCTCACCCGCCTCGACGCGCGCGGCTTCCAGTGCTTCGTCCACGCCACCGGCGACCGGGGCATCCGCACCGTCCTCGACGCCGTCGCCCGCGCCCGAACCGCCAACGGGCCACGCGACGCACGCCACCAGATCGTCCACGTCGAGTGCCTCGACCCGGCCGACACCCCCCGCTTCGCCGAACTCGGCGTCGTCGCCTGCATGCAGCCCCGGCACGCCGCCCCCGACATCGCGGGACCCGGCAAGGACTGGGCCGAGAACGTCGGCCCGGACCGCTGGCACAAGGCCTGGCCGCTGCGCAGCCTGCGCGACGCCGGGGCGGTCCTCGCACTCTCCAGCGACTGGAACGTCGCCGAGATGGACCCCATGGTGGGCATCCACGCGGCCGTCACCCGCCGCCCGCCCGGCGGCGGGGAGAGCTGGACGGCGGGCGAGACGATCGACGTCGCCGCCGCCGTCGAGGGCTACACGATGGGCTCGGCCTACGCCAACTACCTGGAGGACGAGCGGGGTTCGCTGACGGTGGGAAAGCTCGCCGACTTCGTCGTCCTCTCCCGTGACATCCTCCGCGTCGCACCCGAGGAGATCCCGGGCACGGTGGCGGAGACGGTCGTGGTGGGCGGCGAGGTGGTCGTGGAGCGGCGCGAGGGGTGA
- a CDS encoding thiolase family protein, producing MSIRDVYIVDAVRTPIGKFGGALAGVRPDDLAAHVVRALVDRTPALDPARVDDVYFGDANGAGEDNRDVARMAVLLAGLPVSVPGVTVNRLCGSGMEAVIQAARAIALGDASVAIAGGVESMSRAPWVLQKPERAFPAGHQQLHSTTLGWRMTNPRMPAEWTVSLGEGAELVADKHGLTRDRQDAFALASHRKAAEAWAKGLYDDEVVPYAGVDLARDECIRDTTSLEALAKLKPSFRPTGGTVTAGNSSPLNDGAAALLLVDEEGLRETGREPLARIRTSAVTGIEPQLFGLGPVAAVRRALEKAGRSFADLTTFELNEAFAAQALGCLAEWPELDPEIVNPRGGAVAIGHPLGASGARLAGSVAHQLAAAGSGTGLAALCIGVGQGLALVLER from the coding sequence ATGAGCATCCGCGACGTCTACATCGTCGACGCCGTCCGCACACCGATCGGGAAGTTCGGGGGCGCGCTCGCCGGGGTGCGCCCGGACGACCTCGCCGCCCACGTGGTGCGGGCCCTCGTCGACCGCACGCCCGCGCTCGACCCGGCCCGCGTCGACGACGTCTACTTCGGCGACGCCAACGGCGCGGGAGAGGACAACCGCGACGTGGCCAGGATGGCCGTCCTGCTCGCCGGACTGCCCGTCTCCGTCCCCGGCGTCACCGTCAACCGCCTCTGCGGCTCCGGCATGGAGGCCGTCATCCAGGCGGCCCGCGCGATCGCGCTGGGCGACGCGTCGGTCGCCATCGCCGGCGGCGTCGAGTCCATGTCCCGCGCCCCGTGGGTCCTGCAGAAGCCCGAGCGGGCCTTCCCCGCAGGTCACCAGCAGCTCCACTCGACGACTCTCGGCTGGCGCATGACAAACCCCCGGATGCCCGCCGAGTGGACGGTCTCCCTCGGCGAGGGCGCGGAGCTCGTCGCCGACAAGCACGGCCTCACCCGCGACCGGCAGGACGCCTTCGCGCTCGCCAGCCACCGCAAGGCCGCCGAGGCGTGGGCGAAGGGGCTGTACGACGACGAGGTCGTCCCGTACGCAGGCGTGGACCTCGCCCGGGACGAGTGCATCCGCGACACCACGTCCCTGGAGGCGCTCGCCAAGCTCAAGCCGTCCTTCCGCCCCACGGGCGGCACCGTCACGGCGGGCAACTCCTCGCCGCTCAACGACGGCGCGGCGGCCCTGCTGCTTGTCGACGAGGAGGGGCTGCGCGAGACCGGCCGCGAGCCGCTCGCCCGTATCCGTACGTCCGCGGTCACCGGCATCGAGCCCCAGCTCTTCGGCCTCGGCCCGGTGGCGGCGGTCCGGAGGGCGCTGGAGAAGGCGGGACGTTCCTTCGCCGACCTGACGACCTTCGAGCTCAACGAGGCCTTCGCGGCGCAGGCGCTCGGCTGCCTCGCCGAATGGCCGGAACTCGACCCGGAGATCGTGAACCCGCGCGGCGGCGCGGTCGCCATCGGCCACCCGCTGGGCGCCTCGGGCGCCCGTCTCGCCGGTTCCGTGGCCCACCAGCTCGCCGCGGCCGGCTCGGGCACGGGCCTCGCGGCGCTCTGCATCGGCGTGGGCCAGGGCCTCGCGCTGGTCCTGGAGCGCTGA
- a CDS encoding dihydrolipoyl dehydrogenase family protein: MTRTVEESAYDVVVLGAGPVGENVVDRVRAAGLTAAIVESELIGGECSYWACMPSKALLRPALARSDARKVAGLRESVYGPLDALEVFRHRDTVVGHWKDDGQVDWLDSIGVRVFRGHGRLAGPRRVAVTGPEGDEHVLTARHAVAVCTGSRAVLPELPGLPGARPWTSREATSAGRVPARLTVVGGGVVGVEMATAWQALGAKVTMLVRGGGLLPRMEPFVGERVASALASRGADVRTGARVAAVVRDGGTGPVTVVLEGGDHVEGDEVLFATGRAPRTEDLGLETVGLEPGSWLDVDDSLRVTGSDWLYAVGDVNHRALMTHQGKYQARIAGAAIAARAKGTGPLDDGSWGAHAATADRAAAPQVVFCDPEAAAVGLTLAEAERAGRRVRAVDVDMRQVAGAGLYAQGYRGQARMVVDLDREVVLGASFVGPGIGELLHSATVAVVGEVPIARLWHAVPSYPTLSEAWLRLLEAYRD; the protein is encoded by the coding sequence ATGACACGAACGGTGGAAGAGAGCGCGTACGACGTCGTGGTCCTCGGGGCGGGACCGGTCGGCGAGAACGTCGTCGACCGGGTGCGGGCGGCCGGGCTCACGGCCGCGATCGTCGAGAGCGAGCTGATCGGCGGTGAGTGCTCGTACTGGGCGTGCATGCCCAGCAAGGCCCTCCTGCGCCCCGCACTCGCCCGCTCCGACGCCCGCAAGGTCGCCGGCCTGCGCGAGTCGGTCTACGGTCCGCTCGACGCCCTGGAGGTCTTCCGCCACCGGGACACCGTCGTCGGGCACTGGAAGGACGACGGCCAGGTCGACTGGCTGGATTCGATCGGCGTACGGGTCTTCCGCGGCCATGGCCGCCTCGCCGGGCCCCGCCGGGTCGCCGTCACCGGACCCGAGGGCGACGAGCACGTCCTCACCGCCCGGCACGCGGTCGCCGTCTGCACCGGTAGCCGCGCCGTCCTCCCCGAGCTGCCCGGCCTGCCCGGGGCCAGGCCCTGGACCAGCCGTGAGGCGACCAGCGCTGGCCGGGTGCCCGCGCGGCTGACCGTGGTCGGCGGGGGAGTGGTCGGGGTGGAGATGGCCACCGCCTGGCAGGCCCTCGGCGCGAAGGTCACGATGCTGGTGCGGGGCGGGGGGCTGCTGCCCCGGATGGAGCCGTTCGTCGGCGAGCGCGTCGCCTCGGCCCTCGCGTCGCGCGGAGCGGACGTCCGCACGGGTGCCCGGGTCGCCGCGGTGGTACGCGACGGGGGCACCGGCCCGGTGACCGTGGTCCTGGAGGGCGGCGACCACGTCGAGGGCGACGAGGTGCTCTTCGCGACCGGCCGGGCCCCGCGCACCGAGGACCTCGGACTGGAGACGGTCGGCCTCGAACCGGGCTCCTGGCTCGACGTCGACGACAGCCTCCGGGTCACCGGCAGCGACTGGCTCTACGCGGTCGGGGACGTCAACCACCGCGCGCTCATGACCCACCAGGGCAAGTACCAGGCCCGGATCGCCGGTGCCGCGATCGCGGCCCGCGCGAAGGGCACCGGGCCGCTGGACGACGGGAGTTGGGGGGCGCACGCGGCCACCGCCGACCGCGCCGCCGCGCCGCAGGTGGTGTTCTGCGACCCCGAGGCGGCCGCCGTCGGCCTCACCCTGGCCGAGGCCGAGCGGGCGGGCCGCCGGGTCCGGGCCGTCGACGTCGACATGCGGCAGGTCGCCGGTGCCGGGCTCTACGCCCAGGGCTACCGGGGGCAGGCCCGGATGGTCGTCGACCTCGACCGGGAGGTCGTCCTCGGCGCCTCCTTCGTCGGCCCGGGGATCGGCGAACTCCTCCACTCGGCGACGGTCGCCGTCGTCGGCGAGGTCCCGATCGCCCGGCTCTGGCACGCCGTACCGTCGTACCCGACCCTGAGCGAGGCGTGGCTGCGCCTGTTGGAGGCCTACCGGGACTGA
- a CDS encoding LacI family DNA-binding transcriptional regulator: MSHSTEQSPERPTGRAVPTSADVARLAGVSRATVSYVLNNTSAVRISEPTRQRVREAAEELGYVPHAAARSLRAGHSRMVLLPSAHIPVGPLYSQFFSDLQWELRRLDYTVVQYGSIGLKSDEAARAWAELRPVAVVSLGEVELTEQAVELLKRSGARAVITLGTQQVEGTHSLVMDQGRVGEVATAHLVESGRRRIGVVVPEEPGLGMFSQPRLDGARRAAEGTGATVVPLPLRYDEESAEELAGRWRELGLDGVFAYNDEYAMLLMRALQDAGISVPDETAVVGADDLLLGRLLRPRLSTVHIDMVLGRELAELVDRAVRDEDVPPRPRRLLESRVVRRESS; this comes from the coding sequence ATGAGCCACTCAACCGAACAGTCCCCCGAGCGCCCCACCGGGCGCGCGGTCCCGACCAGTGCCGACGTCGCGCGCCTCGCGGGCGTCTCCCGGGCCACCGTCTCGTACGTGCTGAACAACACCTCGGCCGTCCGGATCAGCGAGCCCACCCGTCAGCGGGTGCGCGAGGCGGCCGAGGAGCTGGGGTACGTCCCCCACGCGGCGGCCCGCAGCCTGCGTGCCGGCCACAGCCGGATGGTGCTGCTGCCGAGCGCCCACATCCCTGTGGGCCCGCTCTACAGCCAGTTCTTCAGCGATCTCCAGTGGGAGCTGCGGCGCCTCGACTACACGGTCGTGCAGTACGGCAGCATCGGCCTGAAGTCCGACGAGGCGGCCCGGGCCTGGGCCGAGCTGCGGCCGGTCGCCGTGGTCTCGCTCGGTGAGGTCGAGCTCACGGAGCAGGCGGTCGAGCTCCTCAAGCGCTCCGGGGCGCGCGCGGTGATCACGCTCGGCACCCAGCAGGTCGAGGGCACCCACTCCCTCGTCATGGACCAGGGCCGGGTCGGCGAGGTCGCCACCGCCCACCTCGTCGAGAGCGGCCGGCGCCGGATCGGCGTCGTCGTCCCGGAGGAGCCGGGCCTCGGGATGTTCTCGCAGCCCCGCCTCGACGGCGCGCGGCGCGCGGCCGAGGGCACCGGTGCCACCGTCGTGCCCCTTCCCCTGCGGTACGACGAGGAGTCGGCGGAGGAGCTGGCCGGACGGTGGCGCGAGCTCGGGCTGGACGGCGTGTTCGCGTACAACGACGAGTACGCGATGCTCCTGATGCGGGCCCTCCAGGACGCCGGGATCTCCGTACCGGACGAGACGGCCGTCGTCGGCGCCGACGACCTGCTCCTCGGCCGGCTGCTGCGGCCGCGGCTGAGCACCGTCCACATCGACATGGTCCTCGGCCGGGAGCTGGCCGAGCTGGTCGACCGCGCCGTGCGGGACGAGGACGTCCCGCCGCGCCCCCGCCGCCTGCTGGAGTCGCGGGTCGTCCGGCGGGAGTCCAGCTGA
- a CDS encoding purine-cytosine permease family protein, translating into MLGHETVAVTTGRDEVFQVEEHGIDPIPDAERHGSAKDVFWLWFGSNLTFTYVINGALAVAFGLSFWQATLVVVLGGLSFLAIGAAGLSGVRTGTATLVISRAAFGIRGNWSAGLLNWIVSIGYTIVNTVVGTLALEAFFADLGWHSGHLTRALALGVTLALTFAVALWGHATVQFAERWMAYVLAVGFAALLVLVLPGADTSAPSAAPGAAGWSLAFVVMLAGPFSYLPMPADYTRYLPRTTSLKAVTVSGALGGFLSSVALGVAGVAAATQVAMTDAVAGTESLLPGWFQPLFLALVLGGSVTNSIITLYSSSLNLQVLGIPWNRARAIVISAAVTAAGSLGALFLTDFTTSLLSFLSLLIIVFAPWGGVFLADMVLRRCAYDSDGLHAREGGAYWYRSGWHPPGLIALLAGLTFSALTCDSALWTGPLVAPLGGADLTLLGAVVSALVYALLARRTVAPAHP; encoded by the coding sequence GTGCTCGGACACGAGACGGTGGCCGTGACGACGGGCCGGGACGAGGTGTTCCAGGTCGAGGAGCACGGCATCGACCCCATCCCCGACGCCGAACGGCACGGCAGCGCCAAGGACGTCTTCTGGCTCTGGTTCGGCTCGAACCTCACGTTCACCTACGTCATCAACGGCGCCCTCGCCGTCGCCTTCGGGCTCTCCTTCTGGCAGGCCACCCTCGTCGTCGTGCTCGGCGGCCTCTCCTTCCTCGCCATCGGCGCGGCCGGACTCAGCGGCGTGCGCACCGGCACCGCGACCCTCGTGATCTCCCGGGCCGCCTTCGGCATCCGCGGGAACTGGTCCGCCGGTCTGCTCAACTGGATCGTCAGCATCGGCTACACCATCGTGAACACGGTGGTCGGCACCCTCGCCCTCGAAGCCTTCTTCGCCGACCTCGGCTGGCACAGCGGCCACCTCACCCGGGCCCTCGCCCTCGGCGTCACCCTCGCGCTGACCTTCGCCGTCGCCCTCTGGGGCCACGCCACCGTCCAGTTCGCCGAACGCTGGATGGCCTACGTCCTCGCCGTCGGCTTCGCCGCGCTCCTCGTCCTCGTGCTGCCCGGCGCCGACACCTCCGCCCCCTCCGCCGCGCCCGGCGCCGCCGGCTGGAGCCTCGCCTTCGTCGTCATGCTCGCGGGCCCCTTCTCGTACCTCCCCATGCCCGCCGACTACACCCGCTACCTGCCCCGCACGACCTCCCTCAAGGCCGTCACCGTCAGCGGCGCGCTCGGCGGCTTCCTCTCCTCCGTCGCCCTGGGCGTCGCCGGCGTCGCCGCCGCGACCCAGGTCGCCATGACCGACGCGGTGGCGGGCACCGAGAGCCTGCTCCCCGGCTGGTTCCAGCCGCTCTTCCTCGCCCTCGTCCTCGGCGGCTCGGTCACCAACTCGATCATCACGCTCTACTCGTCGAGCCTGAACCTCCAGGTCCTCGGCATCCCGTGGAACCGGGCCCGGGCCATCGTCATCAGCGCGGCCGTCACCGCCGCGGGCTCCCTCGGTGCCCTCTTCCTCACCGACTTCACCACCTCGCTCCTCTCCTTCCTCTCCCTCCTGATCATCGTCTTCGCCCCCTGGGGCGGCGTCTTCCTCGCCGACATGGTCCTCCGGCGCTGCGCCTACGACTCCGACGGCCTGCACGCGCGCGAGGGCGGCGCCTACTGGTACCGCTCGGGCTGGCATCCGCCCGGCCTGATCGCGCTCCTCGCCGGCCTCACCTTCTCCGCGCTCACCTGCGACTCCGCACTGTGGACCGGCCCCCTGGTCGCCCCGCTCGGCGGCGCGGACCTCACGCTCCTCGGCGCGGTCGTCTCCGCCCTCGTGTACGCGCTCCTCGCGCGCCGCACGGTAGCCCCGGCGCACCCCTGA
- the trxA gene encoding thioredoxin: protein MSTVELTKDNFDEIVSGNGFVLIDFWASWCGPCRQFGPIFEAASERHQDLVFAKVDTEAQQELAAAFEIRSIPTLMIVRDNVAVFAQPGALPEAALEDVIGQARKLDMDEVRKSVEASQQQ from the coding sequence ATGAGCACCGTAGAGCTCACCAAGGACAACTTCGACGAGATCGTGAGTGGGAACGGTTTCGTCCTGATCGACTTCTGGGCTTCGTGGTGCGGTCCCTGCCGTCAGTTCGGCCCGATCTTCGAGGCCGCGTCGGAGCGGCACCAGGACCTGGTCTTCGCGAAGGTGGACACCGAGGCGCAGCAGGAGCTGGCCGCCGCGTTCGAGATCCGCTCGATCCCGACGCTGATGATCGTGCGGGACAACGTGGCCGTCTTCGCGCAGCCGGGTGCGCTGCCGGAGGCCGCCCTGGAGGACGTCATCGGGCAGGCGCGAAAGCTGGACATGGACGAGGTCCGCAAGTCCGTCGAGGCCTCGCAGCAGCAGTGA
- a CDS encoding TetR/AcrR family transcriptional regulator yields MAGAARRRDGHVTQERMLEEAMAAIAEDGLASLTMSALAERLGTSGGHILYYFGSKDLLLLAALRWSEAALTEEREVLLSRRITAERKLDLFLRLYLPRGPRDPRWTLWIELWARTPGNTELREAQEALDQGWQEDLESLLAAGVARRRFAPLDVTERASELLALLDGLSTRVVLGQESGRDARPALEAARSAARLLIAPYASDTPRAEEK; encoded by the coding sequence GTGGCAGGGGCAGCACGACGGCGGGACGGACACGTCACCCAGGAGCGGATGCTGGAGGAGGCCATGGCGGCGATCGCCGAGGACGGCCTCGCCTCGCTCACCATGTCGGCGCTCGCGGAGCGGCTCGGCACCAGTGGCGGCCACATCCTGTACTACTTCGGCAGCAAGGACCTGCTGCTGCTCGCCGCCCTCCGGTGGAGCGAGGCCGCGCTCACCGAGGAGCGCGAGGTCCTGTTGTCCCGGCGGATCACGGCCGAGCGCAAGCTCGACCTCTTCCTCCGGCTCTATCTGCCGCGCGGGCCCCGCGACCCGCGCTGGACACTGTGGATCGAGCTCTGGGCCCGCACCCCCGGCAACACCGAGCTGCGCGAGGCCCAGGAGGCACTGGACCAGGGCTGGCAGGAGGACCTGGAGTCCCTGCTCGCGGCGGGGGTCGCCCGGCGGCGTTTCGCGCCGCTGGACGTCACCGAGCGGGCCTCCGAACTCCTGGCGCTGCTCGACGGGTTGAGCACCCGGGTCGTCCTGGGCCAGGAGTCCGGCCGGGACGCGCGGCCGGCGCTGGAGGCGGCGCGCTCCGCGGCGCGGCTGCTGATCGCTCCGTACGCCTCCGACACGCCCCGGGCTGAAGAGAAATGA